One segment of Thermodesulfovibrio sp. 3907-1M DNA contains the following:
- the hydE gene encoding [FeFe] hydrogenase H-cluster radical SAM maturase HydE has protein sequence MIDKTQILQLLTDVSFETLAKVADNVRRKTHGDVVHLRAIIEFSNYCKCNCLFCGIRRDNRKLTRYRMTEKEIVELACDAVNAGFKTVVLQSGEDPFWSVKKLSKVVREIKKFDVAVTLSVGELSYKDYAMLREAGADRYLLKFETSDKKLFKALKPDTTFEKRVQCLKWLKELGYETGSGVIVGLPGQTLESLAEDIILMKELELDMLGVGPFIPHPETPLKDAPIGNPLITLKTLAIMRILLPKANIPATTALRTISPELGIKALQAGANVVMPDITPEKYRTFYEIYPGKGQSKGSYEFWKNFLNSIGMTGC, from the coding sequence ATGATTGACAAAACTCAGATTCTACAGCTTCTTACAGATGTTTCATTTGAAACACTGGCTAAAGTTGCTGATAATGTAAGAAGAAAAACTCATGGAGATGTGGTTCATCTCAGGGCAATAATTGAATTTTCAAACTACTGCAAGTGTAACTGCCTTTTCTGCGGAATAAGAAGGGATAACCGAAAACTTACACGCTATCGCATGACTGAAAAAGAGATAGTTGAACTTGCTTGTGATGCAGTAAATGCGGGCTTTAAAACAGTAGTTTTACAGTCAGGTGAAGACCCTTTCTGGAGTGTTAAAAAACTCAGCAAGGTAGTAAGGGAGATTAAAAAGTTTGACGTGGCTGTAACTCTTTCAGTTGGAGAGTTAAGTTACAAAGACTACGCAATGCTTAGAGAAGCTGGTGCTGATAGATACTTGCTTAAGTTTGAAACATCAGATAAAAAGCTTTTTAAGGCATTAAAGCCTGATACGACTTTTGAAAAGAGAGTTCAATGTCTTAAATGGCTCAAAGAGCTTGGATATGAAACAGGCTCAGGAGTAATTGTAGGATTGCCGGGACAGACTCTTGAATCCCTTGCAGAGGATATCATTCTTATGAAAGAGCTTGAACTTGATATGCTTGGAGTAGGACCATTTATTCCCCATCCTGAAACTCCGCTTAAAGATGCACCGATTGGAAATCCTCTTATAACTCTGAAAACGCTTGCAATTATGAGAATACTGCTTCCCAAGGCAAACATTCCTGCAACAACAGCCCTGAGAACAATCTCTCCTGAACTGGGAATAAAAGCCCTGCAGGCAGGTGCAAATGTTGTCATGCCTGACATAACGCCTGAAAAATACAGAACCTTTTATGAGATTTACCCCGGAAAAGGACAATCAAAAGGTTCATACGAGTTCTGGAAGAACTTTTTAAATAGCATCGGAATGACAGGATGTTGA
- the htpX gene encoding zinc metalloprotease HtpX codes for MHTLKTMVLMVFLAVFFVFIGSIIGGKQGATFALILALGMNFFAYFFSHKIVLAMYGAKEVTEAEAPELYSIVRRLSQRAGLPMPRVYIIDSEQPNAFATGRSPKHGVVAVTTGIMRILSREELEGVIGHELAHIKHRDILISTIAATIAGAISYLAQMAQWAMIFGGGRHDDDEGGHPVVALLMMIIAPIVAMIIQLAISRAREYAADEGGAKIAGNPLYLANALRKLHYASQAIPMDANPGTAHMFIVNPLSGRSLMKLFSTHPPIEERIARLEAMARGY; via the coding sequence ATGCATACATTGAAAACAATGGTTTTAATGGTTTTTCTTGCAGTATTTTTTGTTTTTATTGGCTCTATCATTGGTGGTAAGCAGGGAGCTACTTTTGCTTTAATTTTAGCTCTTGGCATGAACTTCTTTGCTTACTTTTTCAGTCATAAAATCGTTCTTGCCATGTATGGAGCAAAAGAAGTTACAGAAGCTGAAGCTCCAGAGCTTTACAGTATCGTAAGAAGGCTTTCACAAAGAGCAGGACTTCCAATGCCAAGGGTTTATATCATTGATTCTGAACAGCCAAATGCTTTTGCAACAGGTAGGTCTCCTAAACACGGAGTCGTTGCCGTGACAACCGGAATTATGAGAATACTATCCCGTGAGGAGCTTGAAGGAGTCATAGGTCATGAGCTTGCTCACATAAAACACAGAGACATTCTTATAAGCACCATTGCAGCAACCATCGCAGGCGCAATATCCTATCTTGCCCAGATGGCTCAATGGGCAATGATTTTTGGAGGTGGAAGACACGATGATGATGAAGGTGGTCATCCAGTAGTTGCTCTTCTTATGATGATCATTGCTCCAATTGTAGCGATGATCATTCAGCTTGCAATTAGCAGAGCTCGTGAGTATGCGGCAGATGAAGGTGGTGCAAAAATCGCAGGCAATCCTCTTTATCTTGCCAATGCCTTGAGAAAGCTACATTATGCAAGCCAGGCAATACCAATGGATGCAAATCCCGGAACAGCCCATATGTTCATTGTAAATCCTCTTTCCGGTCGTAGCCTGATGAAACTTTTCAGCACACATCCACCAATTGAGGAAAGAATTGCTCGTCTTGAAGCAATGGCAAGAGGTTACTAA
- the purE gene encoding 5-(carboxyamino)imidazole ribonucleotide mutase: MANVLILMGSDSDFDVMKKAAKVLSEMDVSFEIDVCSAHRTPDRAKKYAEEAEQRGIEVIIAAAGMAAHLAGFIAAHTTLPVIGVPVASGALNGFDALLSTVQMPPGVPVATVGINGAENAAYLACEILSLKYPEIRDRLKHKRKEMYNTVIEKSEKIKKK; this comes from the coding sequence ATGGCAAATGTATTGATTTTAATGGGAAGTGACAGTGACTTTGATGTAATGAAAAAGGCAGCTAAGGTTCTGTCTGAGATGGATGTATCTTTTGAGATTGATGTGTGTTCAGCTCACAGAACACCTGATAGAGCAAAAAAATATGCAGAAGAGGCTGAACAAAGAGGCATAGAAGTAATAATTGCTGCTGCAGGAATGGCTGCTCATCTTGCAGGATTTATAGCAGCACATACAACCCTTCCTGTGATAGGAGTTCCTGTTGCATCTGGTGCATTAAATGGTTTTGATGCCTTGCTTTCAACTGTTCAGATGCCTCCTGGAGTTCCTGTAGCAACAGTTGGAATAAATGGAGCTGAAAACGCAGCTTACCTTGCCTGTGAGATTCTCTCCTTAAAATATCCTGAAATAAGAGATAGGCTCAAACATAAAAGAAAAGAGATGTACAATACGGTTATAGAGAAATCAGAGAAGATAAAAAAGAAGTAA
- a CDS encoding DUF2325 domain-containing protein yields the protein MSVLLIGGMDRLKSHYLKEASQRGINLKLFTKPCKEVTRKIGKVDAIVVFTNKVSHSIRDDVINFARAKGIPFFMCHSCGLCTLRKYFDDLKKLNQKGGLA from the coding sequence ATGAGTGTTTTATTAATTGGTGGTATGGACAGGCTTAAGAGTCATTATTTGAAAGAAGCAAGCCAGAGAGGAATTAATCTCAAGTTGTTCACAAAGCCATGCAAAGAAGTAACAAGGAAGATTGGTAAGGTTGATGCTATTGTGGTATTCACAAACAAGGTTTCCCACTCTATCAGGGACGATGTTATTAATTTTGCTCGTGCAAAGGGAATTCCTTTCTTTATGTGTCACAGTTGCGGTTTATGCACATTGAGAAAATATTTTGATGACTTAAAAAAACTAAATCAAAAAGGAGGTTTAGCATGA
- a CDS encoding carbohydrate porin, producing MRGLKIILLSFLVFPFSVFAADVTDWLSVSGSATTVYQWLHMTKGYVDSDTNDKTKDRGSAVIDFNVSLKPTENDEFFLRASFAKGSGFHSESANYPFVLNPNADDLFVDLRNINGHARDHLQELWYSHRFPIEKEVSIKLTAGIIDSTAFIDDNAYAADELQQFMNEALVHNPLANLPSYDAGVAAEFEAGKFHLRVVGMRSKNENETMDVKRYNWIGAQIGYKLETGLGEGNYRIYGYTTNKRFENWDADAYKALKGIGVSFDQQLLKDTLGAFFRAGWQDDSARLDYNRMVSLGLNLNGSVWGRKDDEVGVGYAYLKTPSKNEKLKHSQVFESYVKFKLFSYKFLSSDITLDYQYIRDTARESDNTKAGHVYGVRWNLNF from the coding sequence ATGAGAGGTTTAAAAATCATTTTATTGAGTTTCCTTGTTTTTCCTTTTTCCGTGTTTGCTGCGGATGTAACAGACTGGCTTTCAGTATCTGGCTCAGCTACTACAGTCTATCAATGGCTGCACATGACAAAGGGATATGTAGATTCTGACACGAATGATAAGACAAAAGACCGTGGCTCAGCAGTGATTGACTTTAATGTATCCCTTAAGCCTACTGAAAATGACGAATTCTTCTTAAGGGCAAGCTTTGCAAAAGGAAGTGGATTTCATTCAGAAAGCGCAAACTATCCCTTTGTTCTTAATCCAAATGCAGATGATCTATTTGTAGACTTGAGAAACATCAATGGACATGCAAGGGATCATCTTCAGGAGTTATGGTATTCTCACAGGTTTCCAATTGAAAAAGAAGTATCCATCAAGCTTACAGCAGGAATAATTGACTCAACAGCTTTTATTGATGACAATGCCTATGCAGCTGACGAATTACAGCAGTTCATGAATGAAGCTCTGGTCCACAACCCCCTTGCAAATCTTCCAAGCTATGATGCTGGAGTCGCAGCAGAGTTTGAAGCTGGTAAATTTCATCTGAGAGTAGTTGGAATGCGTTCAAAAAATGAAAACGAGACAATGGATGTGAAAAGATACAACTGGATAGGAGCACAGATTGGTTACAAGCTTGAGACAGGACTTGGTGAGGGAAACTACAGGATTTATGGCTACACAACGAATAAAAGATTTGAAAACTGGGATGCTGATGCATACAAGGCATTAAAAGGAATAGGAGTATCATTTGACCAGCAACTGCTGAAAGACACTCTTGGAGCATTCTTCCGTGCAGGATGGCAGGATGACTCAGCCAGGCTGGATTACAACAGAATGGTTTCACTGGGATTGAATCTCAATGGAAGCGTATGGGGTAGGAAGGACGATGAAGTAGGAGTTGGCTATGCCTATCTGAAAACTCCATCAAAGAATGAGAAGCTCAAGCACAGTCAGGTATTTGAGTCTTATGTGAAGTTTAAACTGTTTTCATACAAATTTCTTAGCTCAGATATAACCCTTGATTACCAGTATATTCGTGACACTGCCCGTGAGTCTGACAACACAAAGGCAGGTCATGTTTATGGTGTTAGATGGAATTTAAATTTTTAA
- a CDS encoding FeoA family protein has translation MIPLALVDNGEKVEVVDFARKGRSIYCRLRDIGIFVGKVIEVLSNQGQGPILLKIDDSRIAIGRGMAMKILVRRIQ, from the coding sequence ATGATACCGCTTGCATTGGTGGATAATGGAGAAAAAGTGGAAGTTGTTGATTTTGCAAGAAAAGGCAGATCTATTTACTGCAGATTAAGAGATATAGGGATTTTTGTTGGTAAAGTCATTGAAGTATTGAGCAATCAAGGGCAAGGTCCCATTCTTTTAAAAATTGATGATTCAAGAATTGCCATCGGTAGAGGAATGGCAATGAAAATTCTGGTAAGGAGGATTCAATGA
- a CDS encoding ferrous iron transport protein A — translation MKLSEVKVGQKVKVLSIKTKGIIKRRLMDMGVLDGEPIIIEKVAPLGDPIDIVVKNYHLSLRKHEAEKIEVEVIQ, via the coding sequence ATGAAACTAAGTGAGGTTAAAGTTGGGCAGAAGGTAAAGGTTTTATCAATAAAAACAAAGGGAATAATTAAAAGAAGACTTATGGATATGGGAGTTCTGGATGGAGAGCCGATAATTATTGAAAAAGTTGCTCCTCTTGGCGATCCAATTGATATAGTTGTCAAAAACTATCATCTTTCATTGAGAAAACATGAAGCAGAAAAAATAGAAGTGGAGGTAATACAATGA
- the feoB gene encoding ferrous iron transport protein B — protein sequence MKTIKVAVAGNPNSGKSTLINAIAGTHLYVGNWPGVTVEKKTATFKIDDLEVNLVDLPGTYSLSPYTQEEVIARDFLVKERPDVIVDVVDSTNLERNLYFTVQLLELGIPVVVALNIYDEAKKKGYEINTNAMEQLLGIKVVPTVATKKEGVNELLQALKEIAAAPDKFKPAKLNYGEEVENSLKIIEEAIQSRKELTDTYPIRWLSLKLLEGDERIFKEIGFRADEEFLQRAKSHFLEFHEQDIESMLTEIRYGIAHGVTEKVLKKKNGRRVDITERIDKVVLNRYIGIPIFLAVMWFVFKFAFDFSSPFCDWIDGLISGPITHWAKLGLNALNSPEWLVSLVTEGVIAGVGAVLVFVPLIGIVMFLMTLLEGSGYMARAAFVMDKLMHSIGLHGKSFIPLILGFGCNVPSIYATRVLETQRDRKLTAMICPPFSCSARLPVYVLFIGAFFTANGATVLWSLYILGVVIAIVTGFLLKNTILKGPIPPFIMELPPYRIPTLRDLKIHTWQKLRHFLIKAGTFIFASSIVFWFLLNTPYGVEKEKSYLGKIGKAVSPVFEPLGFGNWQATSALITGVIAKEVVVSTMAQIYAPESEEKKEEPTFSEEIRDIFIGFISAVEDAFYNVFSSFGIKSWETEEQPGKLQEKLQTVFSPLSAYAFLVFVLLYLPCLTFAFTLRAEFGWKTLGQTLVIYLILPWITAFIVYQGGKLLGF from the coding sequence ATGAAAACAATTAAAGTTGCTGTTGCAGGAAATCCAAACTCAGGAAAATCAACCCTTATAAACGCAATAGCAGGAACACATCTTTACGTAGGTAACTGGCCTGGAGTAACAGTAGAAAAAAAGACAGCAACATTTAAGATTGATGATCTTGAAGTAAATCTCGTTGACCTTCCCGGAACATACAGTCTTAGCCCTTATACTCAAGAAGAGGTTATTGCAAGGGATTTTCTTGTAAAAGAAAGGCCAGATGTCATAGTTGATGTTGTTGACTCCACAAACCTTGAAAGAAACCTTTATTTTACAGTTCAGCTTCTTGAGCTGGGAATTCCTGTGGTGGTTGCCCTGAATATCTATGATGAAGCAAAGAAAAAGGGTTATGAGATAAACACAAATGCAATGGAGCAGTTACTTGGCATAAAAGTAGTTCCAACTGTTGCAACAAAAAAAGAGGGAGTAAATGAATTGCTTCAGGCTTTAAAGGAAATTGCTGCAGCTCCAGATAAATTCAAGCCTGCAAAACTTAATTACGGAGAAGAGGTGGAAAACTCATTGAAGATAATTGAAGAGGCAATACAGTCCCGTAAAGAATTAACTGATACTTATCCGATAAGATGGCTTTCATTAAAGCTTCTTGAGGGAGATGAAAGAATTTTTAAGGAGATAGGGTTTAGAGCAGATGAGGAATTCCTTCAGAGAGCAAAATCACATTTCCTTGAATTCCACGAGCAGGACATTGAATCAATGCTTACTGAAATAAGATATGGAATAGCTCATGGTGTTACAGAAAAAGTTTTAAAAAAAAAGAATGGCAGAAGAGTAGACATTACAGAAAGGATAGACAAAGTAGTTTTAAACAGATACATTGGTATACCGATATTTTTAGCTGTTATGTGGTTTGTCTTTAAGTTTGCCTTTGATTTTTCTTCTCCTTTCTGTGACTGGATAGATGGATTAATTTCAGGACCAATTACACACTGGGCAAAACTTGGGCTTAATGCTTTAAACTCTCCAGAATGGCTTGTTTCCCTGGTTACTGAAGGAGTTATTGCAGGAGTTGGAGCAGTGCTTGTTTTTGTTCCTCTTATTGGAATTGTAATGTTTCTTATGACTTTGCTTGAAGGAAGTGGATATATGGCAAGAGCTGCTTTTGTTATGGATAAACTTATGCATTCCATAGGACTTCATGGAAAATCTTTCATTCCTTTGATTCTCGGATTTGGATGCAATGTTCCATCAATTTATGCAACAAGAGTTCTTGAAACACAAAGAGACAGAAAGCTCACTGCAATGATATGTCCACCTTTTTCATGCAGTGCAAGGCTTCCAGTGTATGTGCTCTTTATAGGTGCTTTTTTCACCGCCAATGGAGCTACTGTGCTATGGTCTTTGTATATATTAGGAGTAGTTATAGCAATTGTAACTGGCTTTTTACTTAAAAATACAATCCTTAAAGGTCCAATTCCGCCATTTATTATGGAACTTCCTCCTTACAGAATTCCAACATTGAGAGATCTAAAAATTCACACATGGCAGAAACTAAGACATTTTCTGATTAAAGCAGGAACATTTATTTTTGCTTCTTCTATTGTATTCTGGTTTTTATTAAATACACCATATGGAGTGGAGAAAGAAAAGTCATATCTTGGTAAAATCGGGAAAGCAGTAAGCCCTGTTTTTGAACCTCTTGGATTTGGTAACTGGCAGGCTACTTCAGCTTTAATAACAGGTGTAATAGCAAAAGAAGTAGTTGTTAGCACAATGGCACAGATTTATGCTCCAGAGTCTGAAGAAAAAAAAGAAGAGCCTACTTTCAGTGAAGAAATAAGAGATATTTTTATTGGATTTATCTCTGCTGTGGAAGATGCTTTTTATAATGTTTTTTCAAGTTTTGGCATAAAAAGCTGGGAAACAGAAGAACAACCAGGAAAGCTTCAAGAAAAGCTTCAAACAGTATTCAGTCCATTGAGTGCTTACGCATTCTTAGTTTTTGTTCTGCTTTATCTACCATGCCTTACCTTTGCCTTTACATTAAGAGCTGAGTTTGGTTGGAAAACCTTAGGACAGACACTGGTTATTTACTTAATTTTGCCATGGATAACTGCCTTTATAGTTTATCAAGGCGGAAAATTATTGGGATTTTAA